Below is a genomic region from Lampris incognitus isolate fLamInc1 chromosome 2, fLamInc1.hap2, whole genome shotgun sequence.
CTAGCGTTAGAGCAAACATCGGCTAGGCtcagccatacatgtttgagcctcagtcagacccagactcaAGACtctggggtggcatggctcaggaggtagagcgggtcgtctagtaaccagaaggtcgctggttcgatccccggctccagcagagagcgtgtcgaagtgtccttgagcgagacactgaacccctaactgctcccgatgagcaggttggtgccttgcatggcagcctccaccctcagTGCATGAATGGCTGAATGTGAGGCATCATCCATTGTAAAGCgctctgagtggtcggtagacagaagaagtgctgtataaatgcagcaCACTGACCTCCGACTCTGTTTTGCACCAAAATCGGCAACTAGCCGACGTATCAGAATGGTAAGTGCAGTTAGCATCTTCTATTTGTTCatgttgtttgttagcttgcacacacacacacatacagacacacgaacacacacaaacaaacctaaTAGCACTCAACGGGTGAATGAGTCTATACAATTGACTATTCAGTGAATGCCAAACAGTTTAACAATACAGAGGCAGCCATCAAAGAGATCCCTCAGTATACGTTCACAACCAAGTTAACACGCCATATCGTCGCTCCACccactatccgaaccgcttatcccgcccTCGGGGTCGCCgggattgggcggcaggcggggagacaccctggacgggccgccaggcacATCACAGGGCAACAGGGCACGGCAGCAACTTCAGCTGCTCCTAAAACACTGACTTCTGCACAGAACTGCCTTCTATGAAAAGTAGCAAAGTAACGCAAAACCTAGCTACACGGCTACCGGCAGGCGCCAGTTAATGGTAAAGGAAGGCTACGAGGTGCTCCTCAGAACCACCCGGGGCAGGTCACAGTAGATGGAGTGATTTGGATGATGTGCCCATTTGATAGATTTTTCATATGTAATGTTTTTCTTAGGGCTGGTTTGGTTAGCACACCGTGGggttcagtcagggccttcagtaacaaccccccccctccctggtccacccccccacacacacacacacacacatttctcatatgggtgccaatacagtcaacacagccacatacaaaatacaccatcacacactatatgcactactgcaTCAGCACCAACAAGAcagacagctgatcttcacaGAACCACAACCCCTCGACACTGTGCGCCACAGCAGCTACTGCAGCATCGTCGCATCAAATCTTCACCACATCAAATCATTttcaaaaaccccaaaacacggaAAACAGACTGACAACAGAGGGTGGAAGGAATACCTGACGACCAAATTTTGTGTTTTACCAAAATCAGCTCCGTCACACGACAGTGTGTAATGGCGGCTGGAACATTACCGCGGGACAGATTCCTGACGGAGAGCCGCCGTGTGCAGCGTGCGCAACATAACATGACACACAATTCAACAACGGGCTTAAAAAACACACTTGCAGCGGAAGCCCACAATGGAGAGGAGATCACTGCACGCTCCCGCAACATCTGTTCGGGAGTCCGTTTAATCAACGACCGCAGCACCGGACAACATGTCAGGGAGCCGGCTTAGCGCCGTCGTtggtagcggtctatttcatcaGCTCATATGAAGTGCCTCATATCATATATCCATTTCCCCCCATACGAGTTCTTGTATTACCTCTTGTGTGTCGGTGTGTATGTGGTGTAATAACCCTGTGTCTGACAGTATCCGCTGTGTTTATTTTGACGGAAAAGTTTCTCTCGGTCGTGAATTTTTCTCATCTTGGATTCAGTTATCTGTTCAGTTTCTTGGCTCAGTTCATCTCAACCTTGGTATAATAAGCCTCATGGCCACTGGCTATTTACTGCAGACCTTGGCTGGTCTGGACCAGTACAACACCGGTAACCATaaaataagcccccccccccataccaattTCAATCAATctgccaatcaatcaatcaaccaagctttgtttatacagcacatttcatacattaagATGCAATGcaattaggggtgtaagaaaatatcaataCACTCGAGTAGCGCCATATTATCTgtggtgatactgtatcgattctccaaACCACTATactgatttttaattgtttacatgtaaagggtggcggcacggtggcgcagtggttagcgtggtcgcctcacagcaagaaggtcctgggttcgagccccggggtagtccaaccttgggggtcgtcccgggtcgtcctctgtgtggagtttgcaatgttctccccgtgtctgcggtgggtttccaccaggggctccggtttcctcccacagtccaaagacatgtgggtcaggtgactcggccgtactaaattgtcccggtgtgtgtgtgtgtgtgtgtgtgtgtgtgtgtgtgtgtgtgtgtcagccctgcgtgatggactggcggcctgcccagggtgtctccccgcctgccgcccagtgactgctgggataggctccataacagatggatggatggatacatgtaaaggtttgtgacaaacatgttgttttgtgtgtaaccccacgaccgctagataacagtgttgtaatctatcttcagccatttgactcttccactgcaacccaacaacgtaaactgagacaggaagtagcacaagcacaaagaacacaggcctatgaaatcgcaatatatggtgatatattgaatcgtaacccctgtgtcatgatacgtatcgtatcaccTGTATCATGGTAAGTATTGCAtcacctgtatcgtgatacgtatcatatcgccagattctcgccagcaTATAGCCCTAAATGCAATGTGCATTAGATGAAAGTGCGCGGATAAAAAGAAGGTAAAAGAAGATAAAAGGAAGAATACAGTTGGAATAATTGAGCTATAATAAAACCAAAAAATGGAACTGTAATAAAATATAGTGACAGAGATAAAACAGAATAATTAAACCGAATGACATCATTCAAAGTAGAATTGCTTCAATTAAAACAGACGGAAACCTTAATTAATTAACGACAGTTTAAGTATCAATAAATTAAAGCAGAAGGGGTTACCCAAGGTGAACGAACGCACGGCTAAAAAGACGTATTTTCAATAAAAGCTGCTGCTGAAGTGTCTGTTCTCAGTTCCGATGGGGAACTATTCCATCATTTAGGACCGGACCGTATACACAGAACCACCAGTCTCAGTTCGTCTTCTTGTGATAGTTTGGAGGAGACTGACTGGTTCTGGGGGCCGGTAACAAATTCATACCGCATTTTGTTAACGTAAACAGGACAAAGTCTGCCAaggaatatacatatatatatgaatcAGTTAAGGAATCTTAAAATCTGATTCTAGCAGTAGCTGGCAGCCAGTGATGAGAAGTCAGAATACAGCAGGAGGGATGTGACGACTTCACACGCTAAGAACAACCTGATAAGCTTATCTAAACCCAAACCAAATTTATTTTCTGCCTTGTTCACACAGTTCTGACACCTTTTCTTCTTCTGGTGACCCAAAACTAATAATCTAGTTCAGGActgggcaactttgatgatagagagggccatAAAAAGgttatcctcactaccagagggccagattgtgcAGGCCTCTtgtgtgtaacgaccacgaatgactagattcactagccctcggctaaagggtcagaccctttaatcgactggttaacgttgtcgcccgtgctgcggaagatccgggttcgcgtcccggctgcggcggttcccaggcttTCCCCCaaattcgccacattggtgtcagaagtgggacggtgagaccatcggaagcatgtgtgccaagaggcgtgagggagctggtatgctgaagcgcggggacgcctttcccaaaggaggggggtggtgtaacgaccacgaatgactagacccgctagcccttggctaatgggtcagaccctttagtcgaccggttaacgttgtcgcccgtggtgcgggagatccgggttcgtgtcccggctgtggaggTTCCTGGGCTGCCTACCAAATTCGCCACGTGTTTTGAGGGTGCGCCCTCTATCAGTGAAtagtataattacaattgggatccggttcaaatgtggtcaaatggcccgctTGCTTCCAACGCTAGTGAAACCAAacatttattgatatttggaaactGACCCACGGGCCGTACAGAGTGAGGGTGGGGGCCAAATGCAGCCCACGGGCCACCAGTTGCCCATGTCTGAACTAAATATACGCTGTTCAGACTCAGGGACGGCTCATATTGATGTCTGTATAAGTCCATACCTCTATTTAAGATCATGGTCCGGAGAGTCCACACGTCTTGACACAAGTCTTATCTTTCTCTCGTATTCATCTTCCCGTTTACGGATGGCTGCATAGCGtttgcaaaaggaaaaaaaaaagggggggggggttgaatagaCTAGAGCAAACGCACAGTTCAAAGAAACAAAGAAATACTCATGTGGCACATATTAAATGTAAGGCTTCTTAAAGCCAGAGCCAAAAGTCAGAGGCTGATTAAAAACCGTTCTAAGTGCCAGGGGCAAATGGTGGGGGAAAGATCAGGACATAAAAGGAAAATCCTCATCTCCAGTTGGATCCTGTACATGGAGACAAAGCAGATAAAACCTCTCCTGAATTTAATAAACACTGTCATCAAAGATTTAGCACGGAACTTAATCcattccttttcctctcctttcacCTTGACTGTAATGTATTTGGTTTCTGCCGGATTAATTAATCCTCAAGAGCAAAAATACCAATTCACGCAAACGACTGACTTATCAATAAATTTCCAAAACCGTTTAGCAAAATTAATTCCGGTGAATGAAGCGAGTGTGAGCTGCCAAGACCGCGCCATATTTTCatcatagagaaagagagagagacagagagagagagagagagagagagagagagagagagagagagagagagagagagagagagagagagagagagagagagagagagagagagagagagaaggctctgTGCTAAAAAGCCTTGCTAAAGCAGAGTAATTAAATGTACCTTAAGGAGAGGTGGCACTTCAAATTGAAAAGCATTACTTTGGCTATCACACCAAAATTGGGTTTTGATCTAAACTGCATTCACGCGTGGGATCCCCACCTGTGTATTCGCGGCTACAACTAACTGGCTCTCTTTAATCTCCAATTATCTTAAAAACAGAGCGAGGACCATTTATTGCTTGAGACACCGCTATTTATCACATCCTGGCGCCGTGAAGACAAACAAGCCCGCTTCTCTCATTGTTTTTCATCAGGCAGACGTGAGGATTTGCTTGATGAATTAAGATGTTTTTTAATCAGCCCCATCCCTTGTTTGAACTGCAAATCATTTAACTGATGTGACCATGACCTTCCCGGGTCAGAGATAAAGCACCCTGCCATACTCTCATCATGGATAACTTATATTCCACCTGACAGCCCGTGTGAAGAGCATCTGCTAGAACGAAAAGCAAAAAAGTCTCCTCCTTTTGTGATAAAACTTCTTGGACAAAAAGAGCCACATTAAAAAAGGCAACATGGGCTCGAGACAAAACGAGTCAAGTCTCAAATTCTACAGAATGTAAGCTGTTTTTGTAAAGAGCAGTAtgtagttacacacacacacacacacacacacacccctactttCTCCTCAAATATTGCATATACTTAGATCTGCAACCACACTCATAGTTGTACTTTTTATACTTCAAATTTAGTTTTTGATGTCTGCTCttatttaaaggtacaatccttaaTTCAAATGCAAACCAAAGGGTTGCCCCGCTACCAAGGGCGTAGGAGGGAGTTTCatattggggtggggtggggtgggtgggagtGGGAGACAAAACCCTGTAGGGAGGTCCGAGGGCATACTCTCCcggaaaaatgttttaaaaacgggtttaaactgccattttacaacagttttcagcaaagaacATGTTTCATGTATTGATAACAGTGCAAGAAAGCAACACGCACCCAAGTGCAACAAAATATGCACGTAACCTgcctgtaatgcatgctgtagaTGCTGCACGGCCTTGTAAGGTCAGGCTGCTGTACTGCATGCAACATTGTCATGTCTCATATTAAGCTTAACTAGCTAGCAAAGTCACCCAACAGCTTAGCAACACATTATGAAGTTaccaaactaccagaacacagtactctgaaatgaatgtaaacgCTATATAAAAACACTGTATCCACAATAAGTTCAATACATGTTTCTTTCATCACAACGACGCGTTTATCTTTTCAAAACGGGTAAGTAGACTTTGTGAGGGACTTCCCAAACCTGTGAGTGATGAGGAATAGAGGAGGATTCATCGTTGCTGCCTTGAGCGCCACTGCCACGTCACTGCAGTCACGTGTCGGCGGGCCGCCGCCAGTACCAAAgacatggggaggaggggggactctttcgttgttgttgttgttaataattaATACTTTTACAAATTGTGGGGATGGaaatgacatgaatgctggcacatacaTGGAGTACATGCCCAATATTATGTATATTTGTACATttaaccagaggtggaaaaacccggtccagaaagtaaaaaccctaaccctgtctttactccatccgtgtattaaaccagctaatttgggaaactagtcagtgcaatctgatggtttagtacatgggtggagtaaagacacagttagggtttttactttctggaccgggtttttccacctctgcatttAACTTGTAGTGGATATTCTTGTTTATTGGGGGACTTTTTCACCTCCTCCCCACATTGACAGGGACTTGTCCcctccgccccgcccccccccccctcccggttcCGACGCCCTTGCATACACACACCTATTCTGTTTCTCCTCTAATAATGCACATACTTAGATCTTCAATCGCactcatatttttactttttatacTTGCAAATGTAGTTTTTAATGTCTGCCCTTGTTATCAAATGCAAACCAAAGGGTTGCCCCGCCACCAAAAATACAAAACACGGGATGTCCGACCTCCCaagttgattgacaggtctcttaatacaaggactaaaaaacaaaaaccctaacTCTGACGCTGCAGAGAGTTTGTTTACACCAGTAATGGTTCGTAACATTGAAGTAAAATAGGTCCATATTTCTAATAAGGGATCAGCTGAGAAAAACTCTAAAGGTTTATAATACACCTCCATTTATATGGTCACATAATTAGGGGGCTTTCACACCTACCTCATTTGGTCCGGACTTCCGAACTTTTCACTTTGAGCCGAACCAAAATTACAAGTGGGAAACCTCTCCCGGATCAACCAGCCGAACCTTGGTCCGACCAAAAGAGGTGGTCTCGGTCCGgttcagtttttttttgtgtggatggtTTGGACTTTCGGGACCAATTACAGGAAGTTCCGGCAGGCTATCGTCAAAACCGGAAGAAGGAAACACGCGCCTGTCCGACGACGTTATAAAAagtcaactggggaaaaaaaactaatTAAAAATGCGAACACTTTCCAAATACTTTCAGAGAGGATTAAAGTTCTGTTTAGTTAAGTTTATGAACGTAAACGGCTTCCATTAATTGGCAATCGTAGCTAAGAGATGTCGCGCGTTTCCGggggtttcttcttctttcctttccttcaACCCACTGCGTCTTACAACAAAATCAACGAAGAGCGCCCCTCAGTGGATGAAAATAAAACTATCaaattttggggaaaaaaactaaTTAAAATGCGAACACTTTCCAAATACTTTCAGAGAGGATTAAGGTTCTGTTTAGTTAAGTTTATGAACGTAAACGGCTTCCATTAATTGGCAATCGCAGCTAAGAGATGTCGCGCGTTTCCggggtttcttcttctttcctttccttcaACCCACTGCCTCTTACAACAAAATCAATGAAGAGCGCCCCTCAGTGGATGAAAATAAAACACTATcacattttggggaaaaaaactaaTTAAAATGCGAACACTTTCCAAACACTTTCAGAGAGGATTAAGGTTCTGTTTAGTTAAGTTTATGAACGTAAACGGCGTCCATTGCTTGGCAATCGCAGCTAAGAGATGTCGCGCGTTTCCGggggtttcttcttctttcctttccttcaACCCACTGCCTCTTACAACAAAAATTAATCAAGAGCGCCCCTCAGTGGACGAAAATAAAACACTCAAATTACGACACAAAAAGCGTCACATTATAAGCCATAAACATTACACAGAAGGCTTTTTTTGGGTTTGGTTTCCACGATTGCTTTATTGAATTAAGCACCAGCTTAACGTTAACACCCATATTATACCCAGGATATATCATTCAGCTTCCACTCGGCATAAAGTCATCTTGGTCGAACAAAATAACCcaaaagaggaagagaaaagtcAATCCATCTTGCACACGAGTAGGATAGAAACTGGGGGCCTCCTGAGACGTTCACTGCCCAGGAGCTGACAGACTTTTGTTCATGAACTGCTTCTTGGCGAAACAAACCCACCACTTGCTGGGTTTATCTGCCTGAGGGTCAAACACACGATCACATAGCCTCAAGCCAGTCTCCTGCCGGATCTGCTGGAGATACGCCCTCATGGTCTCCTCCTCCTGCTTGTTGCTAGGCTTGGCGTACATGGCGTTGAGAGGGAAACCGGGCTCTCCAGGAATGGGAAAGTTAGTGATGCCCAGAATGTACATCTCCGTCTCACCTTGGCTCCTGGAGCTGCACTTCTGTAGCTTCTTTAGGCACTCAGATATGTACAGTGTAACATAAATCAACGTTCTGTCAGCCTCATTCTTGATTTCATAGTTCTTAAAGAAGACATTGGCTTTGAAGTAGTAGATGGCCTCATCGATGACATCTGAGTCCGCCTCCTTTGGAGCTGGTCCCTTGAACTGGGTTTTGAGGGGAAGCAAAGCCATGTTTCCCACCAACTGGTTGGGAGCACACATCAAGCTCGAGTGGTATGCCGGCATGCTGGACTATATCCGCCTTTCTGCTGGGCGAAGGAGGACGTCAGCTCCGCAGGATGCTGCTTCAGCCGCAATGGCGATACGAGCCTACCCGCCGAATATATAACACGCCGACGTCAGAGGCACGCCCGTCTACGAACCAATCAACGTCAAGTATAGGGAGACAGCTACGTAGGCGATGACGACAGGACGTGGGTCGTGTAAAGTTGTTTAGTGCGCTCACGTTACAATGTGAAACCAAAACTAACCGGATCAAATGGGACAAAAACACGAACCTTGGTTCGGGCTAAATCACGACTTGGACCCTTCacgtgtgtaaccggttattttcttgctcggtgcgggattcgatacggggtgtgctgcaccacaaggcgacgtcactaaccgctcggctaaagggtcaaacccgttagccagtggctaacgtgtcttattagtagtttacagtcgtgaccgtcc
It encodes:
- the LOC130106787 gene encoding actin-related protein 2/3 complex subunit 3-B-like, which translates into the protein MPAYHSSLMCAPNQLVGNMALLPLKTQFKGPAPKEADSDVIDEAIYYFKANVFFKNYEIKNEADRTLIYVTLYISECLKKLQKCSSRSQGETEMYILGITNFPIPGEPGFPLNAMYAKPSNKQEEETMRAYLQQIRQETGLRLCDRVFDPQADKPSKWWVCFAKKQFMNKSLSAPGQ